The proteins below come from a single Nitrospiraceae bacterium genomic window:
- a CDS encoding 50S ribosomal protein L28, which translates to MAFSCDVCGKNRLVGNNVSHANNRTKRVFRPNLRTVRALVKGAAQRIKVCTRCLRSGLVQKAV; encoded by the coding sequence ATGGCTTTTTCATGTGACGTATGCGGAAAAAACCGCTTAGTGGGAAATAATGTGAGTCACGCCAATAATCGTACAAAACGTGTCTTTCGGCCGAACCTGCGCACGGTTCGCGCTCTCGTGAAGGGTGCGGCCCAACGCATTAAAGTCTGCACCCGTTGCCTGCGGTCCGGATTGGTCCAAAAAGCCGTCTAA